The genomic stretch CGTGGTATAGAACCTCACGTCTATTACGAAGCGGCCACGGTCATTATTACGTTCATTTCCCTTGGGAAATTGTTGGAGGAAAAAGCAAAGTCGAACACTTCTTCGGCCATTAAAAAACTGATGGGATTACAGCCCAAAACGTTAAAGATTGTTGAGGACGGTGAAGAAATGGAGATTCCGATTTCCGAAGTCCAAGTTGGGCAGACCATCTTGGTACGGCCTGGTGAGAAAATTCCTGTGGATGGTGAAGTTTCAAAAGGCAACTCGTATGTTGATGAAAGTATGATTACAGGTGAACCTGTTCCCGTAGAAAAATCAGATGGTGGAAAAGTATTTGCGGGTACGGTAAACCAAAAAGGAAGTTTTCAATTTACCGCTGAAAAAGTAGGCGGCGAAACCTTGCTGTCCCAAATCATTAAAATGGTTCAGGAAGCCCAGGGAAGCAAGGCACCCGTTCAAAAACTGGTCGATAAAATAGCGGGAATATTTGTTCCTATCGTTTTGGGGATATCTATCATTACGTTTATTGTTTGGATGTCGGTAGGAGACGATAATGCATTTTCGCAGGCCTTATTGACCTCTGTAGCAGTATTGGTTATCGCTTGTCCCTGTGCATTGGGATTGGCTACACCTACGGCTATAATGGTGGGGATTGGCAAAGGTGCCGAGAACAATATCCTAATAAAAGATGCCGAAAGTTTAGAACTAGGACACAAAGTGAACGCAGTCATTCTTGATAAAACGGGTACCATTACCAAAGGAAAACCATTAGTGACGGATATTCATTGGTCTGAGAATAATAAAGACACGAAAAAATACAAACAAATTCTTTTAGCAATTGAAGCACAATCAGAACACCCTTTGGCGGAAGCGGTGGTCAACCACTTAAAAGATGAAAATATTGAAAAAGCTGAAATTGCTTCTTTTGAAAGTATTACAGGAAAAGGCGTTCAAGCTGAAATAAAGGACGGTTCACAATACTATGTTGGAAACCATAAACTAATGCTTGAGAATAATATTCAAATCGACGCTTCCTTGATGCAAACAGCAGAGAGTCTTGAAGAGCAAGCAAAGACGGTCATATTTTTTGGTAATGAAAAACAAATGCTCGCGATACTCGCCATTGCGGATAAGATTAAGGAAACTTCAAAAAAGGCCATAGCAACACTTCAAGAAAGAGACATCGAGGTCTTTATGCTTACTGGAGATAATAATAAAACCGCATCGGCTGTCGCAAAACAAGTAGGAATAACAAATTATCAAGGAGAAGTAATGCCCTCGGACAAAGCAGCTTTTGTAGAAAAACTGCAAGCTGATGGAAAGATCGTAGCTATGGTTGGCGATGGCATCAACGATTCACACGCCTTGGCGCAAGCCAATGTGAGCATTGCCATGGGTAAAGGTTCTGACATCGCTATGGACATGGCAAAGATGACCTTGATTACCTCAGATTTGCAATCCATTCCCAAAGCGTTGGAACTTTCAAAAAGAACCGTTTTGGGAATCCGTCAGAACCTGTTTTGGGCATTCATATATAATATCATTGGAATACCGATTGCGGCGGGCGTTTTGTATCCCATAAATGGGTTCTTATTAGACCCAATGATTGCGGGAGCAGCAATGGCATTCAGTAGCGTATCTGTGGTTGCAAATAGCTTAAGACTTAAACGAGCAAAACTTTAATAATTAATTATAAATTCAAATACGATGAAAACTTTAAAATTTAAAACAAATATCAATTGTGGTGGTTGTGTCTCTAAAGTAACCCCATTTTTAAACAAACAAGAAGGCGTTGAAAGTTGGGAAGTGGATACCGCTAATCCTGATAAAATCTTGACTATAGAAAGTCATGGTGCTTCGGAAGAAGATGTAAAAGCTACTTTGCAGAAAATAGGGTTTAGCGCGGAAAGTGTTGATGTTCGTTAATCACCAAACGCCTATAATAAATTTATATCCAATCTAAAAGATATCGTTCTGTCAGTACTGACTTAAGTCAAATGAAAAGAAAATGAAGGTAGCGGAAAAAAGCAAATTCTATAAAACGAAGTTATTGTGGCACCGAATACGCCATGGATTATTTTTATTCACCCTTAGGAATGCTCTGACCCGGATAGGATTGGACATCGCACCCTACTATTGGTATAGGGAAATAAAAAATGGAGCCGAAAAACCTGAGATTCGAGATAGCTTCAAAGACTATGAATTATGTTATATAGGTTTGGACGAGATTGGGATAATGAATAACATCATGGGGCTTACAACCAAGGAATTAGAGCAGAATTTAAGTATGGGGCAGATATGTATCGGTCTCAAGCGAGGGAAAGAGATTGCCGCCCTATTATTCGTTGATTTGCAGGATTTTGTGTTTAAAGGCCGCTCCTTCAAAATAAAAGATAAGGAAGGTTACCTTTTGAATGTTTACACGTTTCAGGCGTATAGAGGTAAGAACTTGGCTACCTACTTACGTTATCATTGCTTTGAACTTCTTGAAAACTATAGCGTAGAAGAACTTTACAGTATTGTCTCCTACTTCAATACGTCATCAATAAAAGTCAATGAAAAATTGAATGCCCAAAAGTTGAAACTCTATTTGTACATAGGATTGTTAAAAAGATACCATTGGAATTTTCTGTTGAAGGACTATTCCAAATAATCAAACCGGATAATTTATTATATGGTGGTCATTCTTGGAAAAACTAAAATCAGATGATATTCCCTTATCCGCTACATCAACTATGATTTATACGATTATATTCGGATTGATGCTTGTCCTTGCCGTTTATTTTGTTTCAAAAATAGGAAGCAAAAAAGTAAAACCGTTCCCAAAATATTGGCATCCGTTACTGATGGAAAATGTGCTCTTCTACCGCAACCTTCCCAAAGCAAAACAGGTAGTTTTTCAACAACGAATGATGCAATTTTTAAGTGAAGTCTATATTGATGGGGTACAACTGGAATTGCAAGAGCTCGACAAGATTTTAATTGCGGCGAGTGCTGTAATTCCCGTTTTTGGTTTTGACGAATGGCACTATACCAATTTAAGCGGAATCCTATTGTATCCTGATAACTTCAATGAGGATATGCAATTTAGCAGCAAAGATAAATCGCGTAATATCGGCGGAATTGTGGGGAATGGACGTTTTGAAAAGCAAATGATTTTATCGAAAAAAGCATTGCATCACGGGTTCAAAAACACAACCGACAAAAGCAATACTGGCATACACGAGTTTGTGCATCTTATTGATAAATTGGACGATTTCACGGATGGAATTCCGGAAAGGTTGTTGGAGCATCAATATACCATCCCGTGGTTAAAGTTGATCCATGCGGAAATGGAAGTTATCAATGCCAATAAATCCGATATAAGAAACTATGGCGGTACCAACGAAGCGGAGTTTTTTGCCGTAGCTGCCGAGTACTTTTTTGAACGTCCCGATTTATTTAAGAGAAAACATCCAGAACTCTACAAAATGCTGGTAGAATGCTTTAGGCAGGAACCAGGAGTTTTAGAAAAGTAACGTTTCAAGAAACCGATTTTTTAGTTTTGGGTAGTAAAGCACCACAACGTAATTCCTTATTTAGGTGTTGGTATTACTAGAAGAACCTTACGAACCATTTTTAATGTTATACCTGATGGATGTTAAAAGATTGAAGCATACATTTTTTCGACATTTTCAATTTCCTCTTGGGATAATTCCTCGAATTCTTTTGCCTTTTTAGTTTTTGACAGCTTTCCCTTGTTTTGATTGAGAAGCTTGATTAATAGATCTACTTTGTTATCGGGCAAATTAACCAACGCATTGATTTGATGGGTCATTTGGTCATATTTTTCCAGAAAATCCAACTCTTCGGGTATTATCTTTTCAATGGTCTCTTCGACACATTCATAAAGAAACTCTGTCTGCAATGTGGCGTCAAAATAGCGATAGAGGTCAATGGTGTCGTTCAAGATTTCAACGTTGTGGTCAAGGGTCGGCTTCCATTCGATTAGATTAAGTCTGGGCGATGAGAAGTGCTCCAGAATATCTTGATACTCTCCTATCCGATTCAGTATAGCTGCCGAAATCGGAAAGATCATATCCCTCTGGGTATAGCCCATGCGAACCAAAATATGATGTATGATATATCGATGTATCCTGCCGTTTCCGTCTGAAAGAGGGTGGATGAACACAAAACCAAAAGCGATACTGGCTGCCGCCAAAACTGGGTTATAGCCACTGTTTTTCAAGAGGTTGTTAGTGTCAATCAATCCACGTAGCAATGATTCCAAATCTTTTGCCTTGGCCGAGATATGATCAGGCATTGGAAGTAAGCTTTCGCGGTCATGTTCACCAATAAATCCTTCGCCTTTGCGAATTCCCATGTGCTTCAATTTCTTGGTGCCTATTACAATATCCTGAAGTCGCTCAATCTCTTCAATCGTCAATGGTTTTTTACCTGCCTGGCCAATGGCCTTGCCCCAATTTCTGGCCCTCATGTTCGGAGGATATTCCCCCTCGATGGCAAAGGATGCTTTTGAATCTTTCAGCAAAAGGAATGCGGCCGTCCTACGTATCAAGTCCTTATTTCTTCCCATTAATCCTTTTTCCATGATTTCAGGAAATTTTGTTGCGGCGTAAGACTCTAATTTTTTGGTCTTGCGTATCATGGGACAGAATTCTCTGGTACCCGGTAGATTATTCTTTACGCGATGCCTGGTACTATTTTCAACCGGTCCTACATATTGATGCTTGGGGTTTACAACTTCAACATAATTACCGGTTTTTAAATCGGGGATATCCAGTTTTTTACCAAAGAGCCATTCATATAGGAACCAAATCCTTCTGGAATATTGACCAGTGGGCTCGTTCTGCACCATGCTCATTACCGGCGCATCACCCACTGCCAGAAAAAACTCTTTTAAAATGAGCAAATCAATACCTTCGTACTTCAGTGCAAAAGTGAGATGGCCACTTGCATTATCCTCGGGGATATACCGTTTTGCAAATACCTGCCATTGTGGGGTATTGTACCGCTGTTGTTTCTCTGTTACAATGGCAAGTAGCTCTGGTAAAGGTAATCGTCTATTTCTTGTATCCTCGATAAATTGTAGAAGCCAACCATACCCAACCAAAATTCCTTCCTCTGGCAAGACCCTATCGTGAAAAGTGCTTATTTTTCGTGCAAATTGATTACTCATAGTTACATTTCATGAAATATAAGTACAAATATAATATGAAAAATGGTTACTTTTCATGAAAAACAGTTATTTATGGGTAAGAGACATGAAAATAAGTTTCTCTTTGCTTAAAAGGAGTTTGACAGATACCTTATTTTAATATGTACTCAACCACTGTTGAATTTTAACAAATCATCTACATCAAGATTTCCAGAGCAGACGTAATTCGCCGCGACACAATCGAGATCTTTCCGTTCCAGATTTATCAACCTCCTCGGAGCCGCACCTGAACACGTGGAGGCGTAAAAGTGCGCTCCCTGCATTTATCTTGTCAAATTACGCAATTTAATCTTCCATTTCTTGTTTTAATCTCATTGATAGTTTCTTAATCGACTGGAAGGGTTAAAAAGGTTAGGGATAAAAATTTTATCTTTATAAAGGCGTCTAAACATTTCGAAATGAAAATCTACACTAAAGTCTTTTTAGTTTTATTGGTGCTATTAATTTACTCTTGTAATAATGACGACAATGGTGTTTCTGAAGCAGATAGGGCAGAAGCCTTGCTTGGTCAATGGGAGTATGAGGCCATTGGTTCCAACATCGCAGTCGATATTAATGGGGATGGCACAGTGAATGATGACTTTTATAATACAAACGAAATTCGGCAGTGCCTAAAGGACAATTTGACGTTTTTCAATGATAGGGGACCTGGGGAAAAGGATGTTTTCACCATCAATGAAAATGGACTTTCTTGCGGTGATGTTCCGGCATTTCAAAACGTGGAAAGTGATACCTATGAATTAATAAATAACGAGATTATCCGATTTGATACCCGTAGCGATTGGACGATCATAGAATTTACCCAAAACCGACTAGTTGTTGAAGAAGAGGACTTTTTAGATGACCGCAATGTGATTGTTACCTATGTATTTAGACGTAGTTAACAGCCTCAAAAAGGAATCTTTAAACGAAGAGATATTTGTCTTATACCCTTATTACTTTACCAAAAGCCACTTCACTCCACTGTCCATTGGTATCCCTGACCCTGACCTCAAAGTCTTGGTCTAAATAACGTAGTCTGCTTTCTCTGGCCTCCTCCTCTAACAAAAAGTATCGGTCCACACCATTCCCCACAGCCTCATTATAGTTGAATACCCGGGTATCCCATCGATTATCCCTTCTGTTGTAAATCCTGATCTCTACTCGGTCCAAGGTGGCACC from Flagellimonas oceani encodes the following:
- a CDS encoding heavy-metal-associated domain-containing protein; translated protein: MKTLKFKTNINCGGCVSKVTPFLNKQEGVESWEVDTANPDKILTIESHGASEEDVKATLQKIGFSAESVDVR
- a CDS encoding zinc-dependent peptidase yields the protein MLVLAVYFVSKIGSKKVKPFPKYWHPLLMENVLFYRNLPKAKQVVFQQRMMQFLSEVYIDGVQLELQELDKILIAASAVIPVFGFDEWHYTNLSGILLYPDNFNEDMQFSSKDKSRNIGGIVGNGRFEKQMILSKKALHHGFKNTTDKSNTGIHEFVHLIDKLDDFTDGIPERLLEHQYTIPWLKLIHAEMEVINANKSDIRNYGGTNEAEFFAVAAEYFFERPDLFKRKHPELYKMLVECFRQEPGVLEK
- a CDS encoding GNAT family N-acetyltransferase gives rise to the protein MKVAEKSKFYKTKLLWHRIRHGLFLFTLRNALTRIGLDIAPYYWYREIKNGAEKPEIRDSFKDYELCYIGLDEIGIMNNIMGLTTKELEQNLSMGQICIGLKRGKEIAALLFVDLQDFVFKGRSFKIKDKEGYLLNVYTFQAYRGKNLATYLRYHCFELLENYSVEELYSIVSYFNTSSIKVNEKLNAQKLKLYLYIGLLKRYHWNFLLKDYSK
- a CDS encoding Fic family protein, translated to MSNQFARKISTFHDRVLPEEGILVGYGWLLQFIEDTRNRRLPLPELLAIVTEKQQRYNTPQWQVFAKRYIPEDNASGHLTFALKYEGIDLLILKEFFLAVGDAPVMSMVQNEPTGQYSRRIWFLYEWLFGKKLDIPDLKTGNYVEVVNPKHQYVGPVENSTRHRVKNNLPGTREFCPMIRKTKKLESYAATKFPEIMEKGLMGRNKDLIRRTAAFLLLKDSKASFAIEGEYPPNMRARNWGKAIGQAGKKPLTIEEIERLQDIVIGTKKLKHMGIRKGEGFIGEHDRESLLPMPDHISAKAKDLESLLRGLIDTNNLLKNSGYNPVLAAASIAFGFVFIHPLSDGNGRIHRYIIHHILVRMGYTQRDMIFPISAAILNRIGEYQDILEHFSSPRLNLIEWKPTLDHNVEILNDTIDLYRYFDATLQTEFLYECVEETIEKIIPEELDFLEKYDQMTHQINALVNLPDNKVDLLIKLLNQNKGKLSKTKKAKEFEELSQEEIENVEKMYASIF
- a CDS encoding heavy metal translocating P-type ATPase, with protein sequence METTTVLEQKDKTKKSDIKKSFPVTGMTCAACASSMESILSHIDGVNKATVNFASNSVWVDYDASVSEEKLQNVLREVGYDIIIDVEDPAEAQQELQRQHYRDIKNRTIWSAILTLPIFVLGMFFMEWIPGKWISLVLTIPVLFWFGRSFFINAFKQAKYAKANMDTLVALSTGIAFVFSVFNTLFPEFWLSRGIEPHVYYEAATVIITFISLGKLLEEKAKSNTSSAIKKLMGLQPKTLKIVEDGEEMEIPISEVQVGQTILVRPGEKIPVDGEVSKGNSYVDESMITGEPVPVEKSDGGKVFAGTVNQKGSFQFTAEKVGGETLLSQIIKMVQEAQGSKAPVQKLVDKIAGIFVPIVLGISIITFIVWMSVGDDNAFSQALLTSVAVLVIACPCALGLATPTAIMVGIGKGAENNILIKDAESLELGHKVNAVILDKTGTITKGKPLVTDIHWSENNKDTKKYKQILLAIEAQSEHPLAEAVVNHLKDENIEKAEIASFESITGKGVQAEIKDGSQYYVGNHKLMLENNIQIDASLMQTAESLEEQAKTVIFFGNEKQMLAILAIADKIKETSKKAIATLQERDIEVFMLTGDNNKTASAVAKQVGITNYQGEVMPSDKAAFVEKLQADGKIVAMVGDGINDSHALAQANVSIAMGKGSDIAMDMAKMTLITSDLQSIPKALELSKRTVLGIRQNLFWAFIYNIIGIPIAAGVLYPINGFLLDPMIAGAAMAFSSVSVVANSLRLKRAKL